In Bradyrhizobium sp. 170, the DNA window TGGTGCAATACTTCCCATCCACCCCGGTCAGGAGTTGTACCTGGCGCGAACAGCCCGCGTTACCGGCTCCTGACGAGACGATTATGGTGCGCGACCTCCTGCTTACGCAACGTTCCACCCATGGCGAGGTCGGCGGCTGGCTCGCGACGATGATCGCGCGGCGCGCCATGGAGCCTAATCACTTGTGGGAAGATCTCGGTCTGCGGAAGCGGGACGAATTGTCCCGCCTCCTAATGCGCCATTTCGGGCCGCTGGCGGCTCGCAACACCAAGAACATGCGCTGGAAGCGCTTCTTCTATCGCACGCTATGCGAAGATGACGGTCTGGTGATGTGTACCACGCCGGTCTGCACGGAATGCAATGATTTTGATCTTTGCTTCGGCGAGGAGAGCGGGGAGAGCCGGATGGCCGGACGCCGGCGGGATCATCTGCGTCGTGTCGATGACTCCGTCCAAGCCATCCCAAGTTCGCAAGACTGAGCTCATAATGGATGCCCCCTCCTCGGCGCGAGTCCCGGTGTATCGGACGAGCTTTCGGCCAGCTGTCACATGAGGAGAATGAGGATTTGAAAAGACACCGGGGTAAACAACTGCGCGCAGCCGGCCTAAGGCGGATGCGGCGGCGCCTGATGATCGCGGCTTGATAATTGGCGGAGGCGACCGTCACATTTACCGCCGAGATGTTCTATGTTGACGCGCGATCGACGCCAACATCTGGCCTCTCGATCGCGCCCGCTGAACTTGTTTACGAACGCCGACCCTGGGGTTGGACCGAACCCGATGGCTCAAAATTCTTCTTCGATAAGCATGCCTGAATGCACGCGCCTTCCCCGAAGTGCTGCAGCTTGAGGTGAGGTCCGAACCGTTGCCCGGCTAGCAAGCTTCCAAGCCCGGCTTCCTGCCTTCAGCTCGGTCGCAAGCGCACCGAACCTGGCGCTCCGCCGTTTCCACCCTGTCGGATTTGCGACACACCCGGCTAATCTGAAATTCGACGTCATTCACAGGTTCTTGGGAATTCGAGCGGGTTGGCACAGCAGTTGCTGAACAGCTTCTGGAATAAACATACGGAGCCGCTGATGGCGTTCGCTGCCGCAATCATCGGGCCCGACAAAGATCGGTCGAGGTCCATAGTCCTTAATGACACCACGTTGCGCGACGGCGAACAGACACCCGGCGTGGCCTCCACGACACCGGAAAACGTCTCGATCGCGCGTGCGCTGGCCGCGGCCGGAGTCAAGGAGATCGAGGCCGGCACGCCGGCGATGGGTCAGGAAGAGATTGCCGCGATCCGAGCGGTCGCCGAAGCGGGCCTTGCGGCCACGATCATCGGCTGGTGCCGGATGAAACCCGCGGACGTCGATGCGGCGATCGAGGCCGGTGTTTCGATGGTCAAGCTATCGATTCCATCGTCCGACGTGCAGATTGCGGCGAAACTCGGTGGCGGCCGTTTGGCCGCGCTGGAGCGGGTGAAGCGCGTCGTGGCCTATGCTCGCGACAGGGGACTGGATGTCGCGGTGGGTGGCGAAGACTCCTCGCGTGCCGATGTCAACTTCCTGATCGACCTGATCGCAACCGCCAAGGCGGCCGGCGCGCGGCGCTTTCGTGTCGCAGATACGCTGAGCGTGCTCAATCCTGACGCGTCCTTCGCGCTCATGGCCGCACTGCGCGCCAGCACCGATCTCGAGTTCGAATTCCACGGCGATGACGATCTTGGGCTGGCGACGGCTAATACGCTGGCGGCGATCAAGGCCGGTGCGACGCACGCCTCTGTGACGGTCATTGGACTTGGCGAGCGAGCCGGCAATGCGTCGCTGGAGGAAGTTGCCGTCGCACTCAGGCAGCTCTACGGCCGTGATACCGGCGTGCTGCTATCCGAACTGGAAAAGTCGCGGCCGCCGCTGCAGCCGCAGCGTGCCCCACCATTCCGCTCAACAAGGCGATGGTCGGCGAGCATGTCTTGACCCATGAATCCGGCATCCACGTCGATGGGCTCTTAAAAGACCGGCCCACCTACCAAGCGCTGGACCCGGGGTTGCTCGGCCGCTCCCACCGCATTGTGACCGGCAAGCATTCAGGGCTTGCCGCTATCACTTCGCTCTTGTCCGAGTTGCAGCTTTCGGTCAGCGCCGAGCAAACCGAAACCATTCTCGCGCGCGTTCGCAAGCATGCCATCGAGCACAAAGGCCCGGTTTCCCAGGAAACGGTGGTGGCGATCTGGCGCGACATTCACGAGAGATCGGTCAACCGAGGGCGATCGGGCGGTCAGCCATGCGCGTCGCGCGATCAGGTTGGAACATTCGAGCCAGGACGGTTTCTGGGCGGATCTAGATGGAGGTTGAGAATGACGACGGATGGGATCCTTTCGCAATTGAACAAGGCCTCCGCGGCAGAGGAGTTTTTTGCACTGCTCGGCGTCGAGTACGATGCGAAAATCATCGACGTGGCGCGGCTTCATATCCTGCGTCGCATGGGTCAATATCTCGCGGGCGAGGAGTTTACCTGTGCATCCGATCCTGACTCGCCTCGCGTTGCAAGGCCACGCTTGAGCGCGCCTATGCCGACTTCGTCACGTCCTCCCCGATCGAACAGCGCGTGTTCAAGGTCCTGAAGGATGCGGCCGCACCACAACCGAACAAGCATCCAGCATTGGTGCAGCTCGGTTCCTTGGAGTGAATTGAGTTTATATCTCGTGCTCTGGAGCGTGAAGGTTCGGAGAACCTGCCAACGACCCAGGGCGTCGAATTCAAACGGAAGTTGCAGTTACGGCCTCGCGGTCCGCAGCTTGGACACTCGGCTCCTTAAGGGCCAATCACGGCTCAGCCCTGATATTTCCGTCGTTTCAAGCTGGTGCCCATGGTGCGCCTATCTCCTGCAATGGTACGCCGGCAGCGGGGTGCGCATATTTGGCGAGGAAAGCGCACCAAGATTCGGATGACTGTCTTCTGTCGCATTCCGGACGCGGATCCAGCACGGTTATCGAATGTTCCGATCCTCGTGAGAGGCTGCCAATCCGATTTCCTTCAGTAAGATTCGGTATTGGCGGTCAATTTTCATCGTCTGCGCAATTGGTACGACAATTGCTGACACATGGTCAGCTAGTCTGGAGAAGCGAATGCACATCTTGGTCCGCATCGAGTTTGTTTTTGACGCCGCGCAGTTCGCGCGCGCTGCCTGTCGGCACCATGATGCGTCGCGACGCCAAAGCGATGGTTGCATATTCCGGCCTGGCTGAGCTGAAAGCTGCGCTTGATCCGCGCCAAAGATTCGTCGACGAAATCACTCCCGTTGGCCGATCTATGGCCGAGGTTTCCCGGGGGGAGCCCTTGCTCTCCAGCGCCGGCCGCGCGGCGCCGTTGACGGGCGGCTTCACCGCCGGCCCTCGTGCCCTCGCCAAGAGAGTTGCGCGCGTGTCGCTGCAATCGGCAAGATTGCGAGGGCATTCAGAGTAATGGATCGCGTTTTCACCGGCAAGCTCGCGGCCGACAATGGCACCGGCCGAGCCTCTGGCAGGTCCTCGATCTGTTCCAACTCGGTTGCATCTCGAAGATGAGGGGGGACCAATCGATCGGCTCGCGTGACCGGCGCGGTTGGGTGCCTCACTAGTTCCATTGCCAAATGGTGCCCCCAGAATGCCAAACCCGGAAAGAACCCGAAGCTCGTGCTTCCGGCTCGTCGACAAAGGTCCAGCAATGGGTGTCTCGGCCCCGCGCTGCTGCCAGGCGGTGTTGAAAAAATGGCGGCGGGCACGCGGCCGAACTTTTAACTGAAGCAATCTTCACGCGCGAATTCAAAGCTGTAGGCGGAGCACGCTTCGCTGGCGAGCCGCTACTGAACACGGATGGGAGTACAGATGATGAGCACCGCACCCAAAAGCGCAGCTCCGGCCGCGGGTGGTGGTCGCGCGGCGACCAAGAGGGAGCTGCCCGAACGATTCAAGGCGTATAAGCACGTCTGGGTCTTCATCGAGCAGGAACGCGGGATAGTGCACCCCGTCTCCTGGGAGCTGATGGGTGCCGGCCGCCGGCTCGCCGACAAGCTCAACGTTGACCTCGCCGCGGTTGTCATCGGCCCGGTCGGGGAGACAACGCAGCAGGCGGTCGCCGAATCCTTCTGCTACGGCGCCGACCTCGCCTATATCGTCGCGGATGATCTGTTGGCCGATTATCGCAATGAATCCTACACCAAGGCCCTGTCAGAGCTGGTCAATACGTACAAGCCGGAAATCCTACTCCTAGGGGCAACTACACTGGGCCGCGATCTCGCCGGCTCAGTGGCCACCACACTGCTCACCGGCCTAACTGCCGACTGCACCGAGCTCGATGTCGATGCCGACGGCTCGCTTGCAGCGACCCGGCCGACGTTTGGCGGCTCACTATTGTGCACGATCTACACACTGAACTATCGTCCACAGATGGCAACCGTCCGTCCGCGCGTGATGCCGATGCCCGAGCGCGTGACCGGCGCCGTCTGGCGCGTCATCTCGCATCCGCTCGGGCTTGTAGAAGAAGATATCGTCACAAAAGTGCTGTCGTTCCTGCTGGACCGCGATTCTACAAAGTCCAACCTTGCCTATGCCGACGTGGTCGTCGCCGGAGGGCTCGGTCTGGGATCGCCTGAGAACTTCCAACTGGTACAGCAGCTCGCGGACGTGCTTGGCGCCGAATATGGCTGCTCGCGGCCGCTGGTCCAGAAGGGCTGGGTCACCTCGGACCGACAAATCGGCCAGACCGGGAAAACCATTCGGCCAAAGCTCTATATCGCGGCCGGTATTTCCGGCGCGATCCAGCATCGCGTTGGCGTGGAGGGGGGCGACCTCATCGTTGCCATCAACACCGACAAGAACGCTCCGATCTTCGACTTCGCCCACATCGGCATCGTCACCGACGCCATTCGACTGTTGCCCGCATTGACCTCCGCATTCCGCGCGCAGCTGTCGCCGCACTCGAACGACCGCATCGCTGGCTAGGGGAGCTTGTTGTGATCGAGGAAAGATTCGACGCGATCGTCGTCGGTGCTGGCATGGGCGGGAATGCGGCAGCGCTTACCATGGCCGAGCGGGGCCTAAAAGTGCTGCAGCTGGAGCGCGGCGAGTATTCGGGGTCGAAGAACGTGCAAGGCGCCATCCTCGTGCCGATATGCTGGAGAAGCTGATCCCGGATTTCCGAGAAGATGCACCGCTTGAGCGGCATCTCGTCGAGCAACGCTTCTGGATCGTGGACGAGCGTTCGCGCACGGGGATTCACTATCGCTCCGATGATTTCAACGAGGAGAAGCTGAACCGCTACACCATCATCCGCGCCCAGTTCGATAAATGGTCCTCGCAGAAGGTCCGCGAGGCCGGCGCCACGGTGCTGTGCGAGACCACGGTGACCGAGCTCCTCCAGGATTCCCATGGGAGGGTCGTCGGGGTGCGCACAGACCGAGATGGGGGTGAAATCCATGCAGATGTCGTCGTGCTGGCCGAGGGGGTGAACGGAGTGCTCGGGACGGGTGCGGGCTTAAGAGGGCGGCCGAAACCGGACAAGGTCGCACTCGCGGTCAAGGAGATGCATTTCCTGTCGCGCGAGACAATCGATGCTCGCTTCAATCTCAAAGGCGACGAGGGGCTCGTCATCGAAGCCGCCGGAACCATCTCCCGCGGCATGACCGGTATGGGCTTCATCTATTCCAACAAGGAATGCATCTCGCTCGGTATCGGCTGTCTTGTTGCCGACTTCCAGCGTACCGGCGAGACGCCTTACGGCCTGCTCGAGAGCTTCAAGCGTCACCCGTCCGTCCCGCCGTTGATCGAGGGTTCGGAAGTAAAGGAATATTTCCGCGCATTTGATCCCCGAAGGTGGATACAAGGCGATCCTGCAGCTTTGTGGTGAGGGTTGGGTCGTTGTCGGAGACGCCGCCCAGCTCAACAACGCCATTCATCGCGAGGGGTCCAATCTGGCGATGACGTCGGGCCGTATCGCCGCCGAAGCGATCTGCCTTATCAAATCGCGAAATGATCCGATGACGGCCAACAATCTTTCGCTTTACAAAAAACTGCTGAATGATTCCTTCGTGATCAAGGACCTGAAGAAGTACAAGGATATGCCGGCACTGATGCATACCCACTCGCAGAACTTCTTTCTCACATATCCGCAGCTCTTCTCCAAGGCAATGCAGGATTATGCGCGTCGACGGCACACCAAAGCTCGAGAAAGACAAGCTGATGCTGAGCT includes these proteins:
- a CDS encoding electron transfer flavoprotein subunit alpha/FixB family protein, whose protein sequence is MSTAPKSAAPAAGGGRAATKRELPERFKAYKHVWVFIEQERGIVHPVSWELMGAGRRLADKLNVDLAAVVIGPVGETTQQAVAESFCYGADLAYIVADDLLADYRNESYTKALSELVNTYKPEILLLGATTLGRDLAGSVATTLLTGLTADCTELDVDADGSLAATRPTFGGSLLCTIYTLNYRPQMATVRPRVMPMPERVTGAVWRVISHPLGLVEEDIVTKVLSFLLDRDSTKSNLAYADVVVAGGLGLGSPENFQLVQQLADVLGAEYGCSRPLVQKGWVTSDRQIGQTGKTIRPKLYIAAGISGAIQHRVGVEGGDLIVAINTDKNAPIFDFAHIGIVTDAIRLLPALTSAFRAQLSPHSNDRIAG
- a CDS encoding nitrogen fixation protein NifQ is translated as MSSPVSAAHIAEQRDASELYGLLTGRHPTEVDISDDDDFDRHVLACVLAASAMDGGQLPERAGLTNQELDALLVQYFPSTPVRSCTWREQPALPAPDETIMVRDLLLTQRSTHGEVGGWLATMIARRAMEPNHLWEDLGLRKRDELSRLLMRHFGPLAARNTKNMRWKRFFYRTLCEDDGLVMCTTPVCTECNDFDLCFGEESGESRMAGRRRDHLRRVDDSVQAIPSSQD